The genomic stretch aattaaatgatcgatataatatactccctccatccttgGATCTGCACCTGCAGGTGAGATTGTAGGGTTAACTTTGAGGCTAGGCGTCATCCAATTAGCATGAAGGCAAAAAATGCCAAGAGGAGAGTCGTCGGCTCGAGCAACACAACAACTCGGTCGGTCGCCAGGGGCGCAAAGCCAGAAATTAAACTCAGAAGGGGCAAAAATAAACATAAACAAATAGCTTGTGGAATTTAAGAAGGaattcaaatttgaagaaaaaatagTATAGCTTTCCATATTTTAAAACAAATTCTTCTCACTTTTATCATATCCAACTACTTCATCTAAAATTTATATAGAAGGGGCACACCATAAATTgattaaatagtaaaaaaatcaatttttttcaaatttttggtttaatattacttgattttacttttatatccttttcattatttgttgctcaacatgttactGCTGCtatttcgtagtttttgctcaacttattattactgtcatttcttgattgttacTCAACGTTTGCAGTAATTCATGATATTAATGTATTTTACATAATGaaactcaaatataaatacCAACTTACAAGTTTATTCACAAGCATATAAGGCTATATCGGTATATTCACAAGTTAAAGGTAGAGAGTTAGGGAGTTAAAGTTAGTGCAAGTGATCATTAACTATACCTAAATTCAAATGATGAATGATTTATATATGGACAGGGTTTGATGTGAATGAGCTTTATGACGGCTATGATGACGTGGATGGTTTGGAAGCTTGTTGGCTAATGAACCTGCTCATACTGACTTTTCTTTCTACTACTTTATTTGGTTGACCGATTGCCTTAGCAAATTAATAAACACACAATTAATCACAAATAGGAGTATATATCAAGGATTAATTTTCTTACAATTGAGATATATAAGCAATTTAACGACCCTTTCCCTTTAATTAGGCTGCATATTGAACAGTACCTATATTTGTGTTTTCAATATCTGTAATTCAATAACAGCTTAGGGGTGTGAACTATTTGATGCAAATGTGCCATAACATAAGAATTGATCGACACTGATACGagaaaaattttaatttcttgaatCCTAAATTTGTTAATAACAAACATCAAGACTGATTGTAAAAGGATAAAGTCGTCGCCGTCGCTATTtgtaaggtcatccacaacgctgttcctccaccgttcctaaaccgttccttaaactactatttgcgggccccactgtacttttttacttcattccttaactaaggaacgaaacctgcaaccctccgtttcttatccgttccttaaccgttccttaaattactattcattcaatttcattttttatttttatttccaacccaattcaattaaaacaaacacacttcattaaaattaaaattcaaaaaaatagaaaaagacataattaaaatcctaaaaaaataaaaaatgacataatttaaaatacaattttatagagacaaccaagaatgagtttgtcccacatcgaaagtggaacataaaacattcaaggatgtttctataaaatagagataaccaagaatgagtttgtcccacatcgaaagtggaacatgaaacattcaaggatgtctctataaaatagagacaaccaagaatgagtttgtcccacatcgaaagtggaacatgaaacattcaaggatgtctctataaaagagagacaaccaagaatgagtatcataaattcgcaagcccatcaaatagatatgggctaatacgaatttctagttttcatttatttgtaaaaattgtttttaaatataaaaaacaatttttataaattcattttttttaaaaattcattttttttaaaaaatgaatttattgcgtcagcgtgacgacgcccactcgcgggccggcgagtgggcgtcacacaCGACGCAGGGCGAGCCACGTCGTCGAATCGCGTGGCGGCACGGACCGTGCCGcgggtcgtgccgtcggcacccggcacggcttGGTAACGACACGGAGACGGAACGCACCtctgcaacgcgtcgcgcgccgGTTCCGTTCCACCGGCACGAAACGCGGAACGCGGGtagcccgcgttgcgggtgctctaagtgGTTTGGAAACTCTAAGAAGTTGAATTATAAAACAATAAAGTGGTGATTTTGcccctaaggccatccacaatggcgcctagcgaaccgcctagccgagccccggcgctaggcggtccgctaggcgaaccattgtaaccgccGAGCCGGTTTCCGGAAAAAAAATCGCCTAGTGCTAGGCGATGTgtgggcgctgggcgatccgctcggtgCCATTGCACGCtccggatcgccgagcgcatcgcctaatggattttttaattttttttatttaatgttttttttatgaaactcattcttggttgtttctcttttataaagacatcattgaatgttttatgttccactttcgatgtgggacaaactcattcttggttgtttctcttttatagagacatccttgaatgttttatgttccactttcgatgtgggacaaactcattcttggttgtttctcttttatagagacatcattgaatgttttataatccactttcgatgtgggacaaactcattaatgaagatgttgtaatgttattttaattttaatgaagtgtgtttttttaattaatgtactttttaaatttttaatactattattgaattttcccgtatctgtgtcgtaaatttaattccgtattttgtgtgattgttgattatttgttttatactcctataattttgagtgatatggctaggctatggctaggctatgggctatatgcttgttttgatgatgtggcaggaggctttttagtgttgatgatgtggcatgaggagtttgtggctaggctatggctaggctattgctgggctattcctattgtgaaTGGCCTAATTAAACGTTATTCCTGTTGAATTAATAATGttaacacatttttttatttttcacagTAAAACTTGGGATCGGAGGGTTCAGTACTTGAGAATGGCGAAAACTTCTCCCAAAATATAAGTGCTATTTTTGGACTGATGAGTTTGTACCAACACTATCACTTTTCAATTCATGTTTCATTTACTTTTCCAGCACTCGAGGGTGTGGCTCAGGCTTCTGCGCGTGCTGCATCCTCGCCTATTAAGATTAATGATAGCTTTTCTTCGATACTTGTTTTGCAAATATGGATGTTAATCGGGTCGactattcattttttttcttctaattattcattttatcaaaattattattgaaGTACTGAATTGGTTTTGAGCTGCATTCACATCCCTAGCCATGCCATATTAAGGTAGAATGAGATAAAAGAATGTTGAACCACTAATATTCAAAGATAATCAATGGATCGAACATGAGTCTGATTAAGTTGGAATatggaaacatttttttttatcaatttctctACACAATTACATGTTTGATGATATGGTTGATTATAAATTTGGTGTCAAGTCTTATAAGACGTTTGCTTCAACTGGATTTCGAGATGTCACGTTTAAATCGTATGCCACGTAAGCCATCTTCTGTAGTTAGCATTTGTTCTCATAATTAATTAGTTCAAATGATtgttacaatttacaaaatgtaTCATCATCATAATTCATACAGGCTTGGCCACACTACTATTCCAGAGGAAATGGATGACCTCTTTGATTGGCTCTCTTTTAAATTGGGACTGGATGCAGCATTACATTTAAACGTGCCTTTTTAGATTTTATCATGTACTCaatcatataaaaaatttaaataatcataCCGTATTATATTTGTGTAGGTAAACTTAGTATAATTGACAAAATATGTGCCTTACTACGTTGCGGTTAAAGTTTAGTGACATGATTTGTTTCAATCTATCTATCTTGTGTGATTTGAATGAATGGCCGTGGTGTTATTGTTGGATTATAAGAACATTGTCtcctactccctccattccacagaaatagaggcatttcattttgagcactcgttttgaaaaaatgataataaatgatTAAAGTAGAGAAAGATTAAAGGAAGATAGAGAATAGTGTTTAAAAcaagtgctcaaaatgaaatgtctctattactatagaacggagggagtagtagttaaGAATAATTAGCTCATGCTATTGATACATACATACATCTACAaaactttgttttattttaaaatcacaatttaatttgaaagaTAGTTGTAGCCCATGTTCTCATATGAACATCAATCAAATTATCTAAAACATATTGTCAAAGATAGTAGAGATAAGAGTCTCTAtatctctcacacacacacacttaggTGAAGACTTCTTTGTTGGTCATCATAAAATGTAGATCTAAAGCACTTGAAAATAAAATCTTGCGTTTTCAGTGCCGTCAATCCAATCACTATTACAAATATATTGACTTTGAGATtaaaattgatgaaattgaagagaacCAAGTCGCATGTACAGATATATATAGAGTATATGAATATGCAACTTGCACAAGCACAACTAAACCAACTAAATAAAAATTTGTATCCATTCAGGAATCCAATAAAAAGTCTGATCTATTCAATATAGTTGGATCTTATATTAATAAATACGCATCTCAACTCcctatatattttaaaatttcattttctatagtaatgattcatcaagaagaagtAAAACCAAAAAACTGGGAATAAGTCTTTGAATCATATTTTTAAATGAAGAATTGAATCGATTACCTCTCAAATTCCAAGCTCTGATCATGGAAACAATTTGATCGGAAATGGAAGACAAAAGAGCAATTTTGATCTCCTTCGCCATAATCCTGCTGCTCGTGACCTCCATCGTCATCGCTCGACTCTCCCTCAAACTCTCCAAGACCTTCTACCTCATCTGCGGCGCCGCCATCGCCGCCATTCTATCCGTCGCCACGATCGTCGTGATCCGCACCCGCTACAACAGCCGCCGCAGGCAGCTCGAGCACCAGCTCAGCTTCCAGGGCCGCGAGCTGCGGATCGAGTACAGCTTCCTCCGCAAAGTCGCCGGCGTCCCGACCAAATTCCGCCTCCGCGAGCTGGAGGAGGCGACGGACGGCTTCCGCGCGCTCCTCGGCCGCGGCGGATCCGGCTCCGTCTACAAAGGCATACTCAGCGACGGCACCGCCGTCGCCGTCAAGCGGATCGACGGCGGCGATGAGCGCGGCGAGAAGGCGTTCAAGGCCGAGGTTGCCGCGATCGCAAGCGTGCAGCACGTTAATCTAGCTCGCCTCCTCGGCTACTGCATTGCGTCGCGCGAGGGAGCTCGATTCATCGTCTACGAATTCGTATTCAACGGATCGTTGGATAATTGGATTTTCCCCAAATCTAGGGCTAATCAGAGAAGCGGCTGCTTGAGCTGGAATCTCAGATGCAGAGTTGCGTTGGATGTAGCAAAAGCCCTATCTTATCTTCACCACGATTGCCGATCGTGCGTGCTGCATTTGGATGTGAAGCCGGAGAATATTCTCCTCGACGGCGATCACCGTGCCCTAGTTTCCGATTTCGGACTATCGAAGCTCAAGGGGAGAGACGAGAGCCGGGTGGAGACGACGACTATTCGCGGCACCAGAGGCTACCTTGCACCGGAATGGCTTCTCGAAAACGGAATATCGGAGAAATGCGACGTATACAGCTACGGAATGGTGCTGTTGGAGATGATTGGGGGAAGGAGATGCGTAACTGTTCTTGACAAAGGGCATCACTCGAAGAAGAAGTTTCAGTTCTTTCCGAGGATTGTGGTTGAGAAATTGAAGGAAGGGAAGCTGATGGAGGTTGTGGATGATCGGTTGTTGGTGGAGGGTTCAGGGGTGGATGAGAGTGAGTTGCGGCGGATGGTCGGGGTGGCACTGTGGTGCATACAGGAGAAGCCGAGGACGAGGCCGACCATGGCCGAGGTGGTCGAGATGCTCGAGGGGCGGAGGCCCATGGAGGAAGCGCCCCACACGCAGATGCTCGTCGTGGATCTCTTGTCCGTCGATGAGGACGAGGACGATGATGATGGAAGAACGGATAATCGCCGCCACCAGCCAAGGGGTGCGACGGTGGATCACGGTAATCCGTCGTCGTCGGATTACTCCATGGCCTTCTCCGTGATGTCGGGACGTTGAGTCGGAAGACGGTACAACAATTTTGCCATTTACTATAAAACAAGAATCATAGGTTTGAGGTCACCAACTGTGAAAATGGGTGTATTACAACTTTGGCTTTGAAATACACAAAGTCGTCATATCAACTGCTGTACTATACAAAAATGATGACAAACAAGACATGGAAAGAGATCAGAACTGTACACTTTGCTATACAAAGGAAAAAATGAATACAAAATGCCTTTTTCTCATCACTCTTGTCTGAGCCAAGTCTATATATAGAATAAATATTGTGGCGTCTCTAGCCTTGGCTTCCATTCGAATCAGTGGTAGGGGGTTTTGTTTGAGTAGAATGTGATGGAGGAGCTGTGATTGCGTACGTAAACCTGGATGACGAACTCTCGATGAGACCAGCAACTCCCGCTGGTGAAGTTTGAGCATTTGAAGGGAGAAACAGATCATGCCTCTGATCTTTATACGCATTCCATACCTGCATTGTGTTATTGCATAAGGCAAGTCCATCAGCCTCCCCTTTTAGTTAATACAAATGGAGATGTATTTTTCGAAACCCAGCGTTGTTTCACAACGACGACTCGATACAGTGTCTTGAGGGCTAGATTGTAAATATTATGCAAAAGATGAAAGATTGAGGACTTGCAACTTACACTTGAGGAATCTAGTATAGCACGCACTTTGGTACAATACGCCCCTTCTGCTGCAAATGCATGTAAAACCTAAATATAAACAATTTAAAGGTTAATGATTATTATCAAAGGTCGCCACACTCAAAACTAACATCACCAGTTATAGGATATATTCAATTTTGTTAGATTCTGACCTCGATTGCGAGAACCCTTCCAATCGATGCTTCTGATTCATTCCATTTCATCTGCGCAAAGAGCTCACTTCTACCTCCAGCTCGCCAATCGAGAAGGCCAAGAAGGACTTCGACAAGACCAACCCTACAGAAACGGTATCCCGTGTCAATATTAAATCATACTGGCAGTGCAACAAAGCAAATCTATGACCTACAACCCAGTGCTAGTAGAGTGATGTTGCATTATTTTCCTACTTATTTTCTGCTTTGTAACAATAGCAACTAACTGCATAATGTCTCATTATATAATGCACTGATTAGAAGTAATCATAAGACAGATTAATTTATATGGATGGTAGTCTCCCTGATTCAACTAGCACATTTCATATGCATACGTACATAATGAATACCCCATCCTTCCCTTAAAAATATTAACTTTTGAAgggacacggattttaatgcacaattggtaaagtaagagagatagaaaaaaaagtgattgaagtattgttagtggagaataagttcacctcattagagagagaagtttcctAAATAGAAAGTCTAGGGGcgaactaaaatggaaatagtaatatttttaagggacagagggagtatatgttataCTGTATAGATAGACACTCACTTCAGACCCTGTGCAACAAGTGCATCTCTTGCTCGGTTTCCCGCAACTACAACACGCTTCAAGGTTTCAAGAGCAAGGATACTTCCACCTTGCCAACCAATAGCTTTCATTAAAAGTGGAACTACCTGCATTAAAGATCAGCCAAGTGAAAGGAAACTTGTTACTAGATGTTTATCCAGTTGTTTTGTGTGCAGTAAAAAGTCAAACCCACCACATACCTGAGGCATTCCCGCACTGGTGGCTGCCATAGCTTCTGCACAAGTGGTGCTGCCTGCAAGTTGGTGCAGAACACGCAAACAGCTAAGGCGAACACGCTCCTGAGGGGTCTGTATTTTTTGTTGGGAATTATCATCATCAGATGAATAGGTATCTGTAGCCATTGACTCTCTACTAGCTTCATAAGCCACTGCAGACACGAGTTTGGGCACATAACCAAGATATCCAACATGATCTGCGAGAGCAGGGTACACTCTCAGCAAAGAGACCAGGGCAGCAGAGAGAAGTAGAGGAAGCTCAGGGCCAACAGCTTGGCCATCATAGTGTGTGGCTGCAATTGATGATAAGTACTGATCCAGCAAACCCTCAAGAAACCTTTTGGGATTTCTTAGAGGAAATTTGGGGTCTTTCAGGAATAACCGGACATATATTCCTCCAACCTAGATGGAAATCGATAATGCAAGTCATTAGATATAACTGATCATCCTTGAGTACACTAAAAATACAACAGTTATACCTGAGGTTCATCTCTCATTTCCTGTTGGCCAGAGGCATGTTCAGGTGCATCCCAATCAACAAGATGCCCTTTCACCTGTTCACGATACAGATCTGAAGCCATAGTCGCAAGTTGTGCAGATAGAGATGCTGCCATTGCTGGGGTCCAAACAAGTTCTGGAGTCTCTGTTGTTTGCTCAAGTGCAAGGACAACTGCTTCACCAGGACCATCCCTGATCAGAGAGACGAGGCCATCAGGAAGAAATCTAGCCAGGGCTATTGCAACTCTGGGCCCATGCATTGTCTGCCCAACAAGCTTTCCTAGTAATGACGCCGCTGCCGCTCTTTGCTGCAGTGGAATCTCTTCTGCAGAGAATTTCTATTTAGAAGCAAGACAGTAACCTTTCAAAGAAATAGCCATGTGTCAGATTAGTATACCTTTTATTGGCAAGAGCACCTCTAGAATGAAAACAAC from Salvia splendens isolate huo1 chromosome 4, SspV2, whole genome shotgun sequence encodes the following:
- the LOC121799932 gene encoding probable receptor-like protein kinase At5g20050, which codes for MEDKRAILISFAIILLLVTSIVIARLSLKLSKTFYLICGAAIAAILSVATIVVIRTRYNSRRRQLEHQLSFQGRELRIEYSFLRKVAGVPTKFRLRELEEATDGFRALLGRGGSGSVYKGILSDGTAVAVKRIDGGDERGEKAFKAEVAAIASVQHVNLARLLGYCIASREGARFIVYEFVFNGSLDNWIFPKSRANQRSGCLSWNLRCRVALDVAKALSYLHHDCRSCVLHLDVKPENILLDGDHRALVSDFGLSKLKGRDESRVETTTIRGTRGYLAPEWLLENGISEKCDVYSYGMVLLEMIGGRRCVTVLDKGHHSKKKFQFFPRIVVEKLKEGKLMEVVDDRLLVEGSGVDESELRRMVGVALWCIQEKPRTRPTMAEVVEMLEGRRPMEEAPHTQMLVVDLLSVDEDEDDDDGRTDNRRHQPRGATVDHGNPSSSDYSMAFSVMSGR